From a single Desulfoplanes formicivorans genomic region:
- the kdsB gene encoding 3-deoxy-manno-octulosonate cytidylyltransferase has translation MSQPIYGIIPARYGSSRFPGKPMAEILGKPMFWHVYQRAVRSTSLTRVVLATDSTVIADKATELDIPVIITRDDHTSGTDRVLEAATKMDVGPEAIIVNIQGDEPVLEPAMLDQLTALFADPHVQVTTLAKAITPEQARDPNLVKVVRSQDGRGLYFSRAPVPFARDGSSSFLGHIGLYGFRFPVLEKFQTLGESPLERMEKLEQLRLLEAGIPIHVALTEYPSIGVDTREDLEKVRALLASS, from the coding sequence ATGTCCCAACCCATATACGGAATCATCCCTGCCAGGTACGGCTCTTCCCGTTTCCCGGGCAAGCCCATGGCCGAAATCCTGGGCAAACCCATGTTCTGGCATGTATATCAACGTGCCGTGCGCTCCACATCGCTGACCCGCGTGGTCCTGGCCACCGACAGCACGGTCATTGCCGACAAGGCAACAGAGCTTGATATCCCGGTAATCATAACCAGAGATGATCACACCAGCGGCACCGACAGGGTTCTGGAAGCGGCCACCAAGATGGACGTGGGACCCGAGGCCATCATCGTCAACATCCAGGGCGATGAGCCTGTTCTCGAACCGGCCATGCTCGACCAACTCACGGCACTGTTTGCTGATCCCCATGTCCAGGTGACCACCCTGGCCAAGGCCATTACCCCCGAGCAGGCCCGGGATCCCAACCTGGTCAAGGTGGTCCGCTCGCAAGATGGCCGGGGTCTGTATTTTTCCAGGGCCCCTGTTCCCTTTGCCCGAGACGGTTCCTCCTCATTCCTGGGACACATCGGTTTGTACGGATTCAGGTTTCCCGTGCTTGAAAAATTTCAGACTTTGGGCGAAAGCCCCCTTGAGCGCATGGAAAAGCTGGAACAGCTGCGACTTCTCGAAGCTGGCATTCCCATCCATGTGGCTCTTACCGAGTATCCCTCCATTGGAGTGGATACGCGTGAAGACCTGGAAAAGGTACGCGCACTGCTTGCCTCGTCCTGA
- the carA gene encoding glutamine-hydrolyzing carbamoyl-phosphate synthase small subunit, translating into MQAILALEDGTFFECSSFTGPGETQGEVIFNTGMTGYQEILTDPSYRGQMVCMTYPLMGNYGVNLEDVESDRIQAAALICKECCAKPSNWRSTQSLPEYLKEHGVMGIHDLDTRALTKHLRIHGAMRAVIATGKNDPRELVARANSIPAMEGQNLVDVVAPTSPYQWVNGHPDKLHEPVTPAAWSGCGPKVIVYDFGIKWNILRLLAAQGLDMIVVPPTFTAREVDQLAPDGIFLSNGPGDPAVLTRTIATVGELASRYPIAGICLGHQILGLALGGTSYKLKFGHHGCNHPVKDLTTGKIEISSQNHGFCVDVQGIDTLEITHVNLNDQTLEGFRHTTKPIMAVQYHPESAPGPHDSRYFFARFKDMLTR; encoded by the coding sequence ATGCAAGCGATTCTCGCCCTTGAAGACGGCACTTTCTTTGAATGTTCATCCTTTACCGGCCCGGGAGAAACCCAGGGAGAAGTCATCTTCAACACCGGCATGACCGGTTATCAGGAAATCCTGACCGATCCTTCCTACCGAGGCCAGATGGTCTGCATGACCTATCCGCTCATGGGCAACTACGGGGTCAATCTCGAAGATGTGGAATCCGACAGGATCCAGGCAGCGGCCCTCATCTGCAAGGAGTGCTGTGCCAAGCCCTCCAATTGGCGCTCGACCCAGAGCCTGCCCGAATATCTCAAGGAACACGGGGTCATGGGCATCCATGACCTGGATACCAGAGCCCTGACCAAACATCTGCGCATCCACGGCGCCATGCGGGCCGTCATTGCCACGGGCAAGAACGATCCCCGGGAACTGGTGGCAAGGGCAAACAGCATCCCTGCCATGGAAGGTCAGAACCTGGTTGATGTGGTTGCCCCCACAAGTCCTTACCAATGGGTCAACGGCCACCCGGACAAGCTTCATGAACCAGTGACCCCGGCCGCATGGTCCGGTTGCGGCCCCAAGGTGATTGTCTATGATTTCGGGATCAAGTGGAATATCCTCCGCCTTCTTGCCGCCCAGGGACTGGACATGATCGTGGTTCCCCCGACCTTTACCGCCCGGGAAGTGGACCAGCTGGCACCCGACGGCATCTTTCTCTCCAACGGACCCGGCGATCCCGCGGTTCTGACTCGGACCATCGCCACGGTGGGGGAACTGGCCTCCAGATATCCCATTGCCGGCATCTGCCTGGGGCACCAAATCCTGGGGCTCGCTCTGGGCGGTACCAGTTACAAGCTCAAGTTCGGTCACCATGGCTGCAACCACCCGGTCAAGGATCTGACCACCGGAAAAATCGAAATCTCCTCCCAGAATCATGGATTCTGCGTGGATGTTCAGGGTATTGACACCCTTGAAATCACACATGTCAATCTGAACGACCAGACCCTTGAGGGATTCAGACACACCACAAAACCCATCATGGCCGTGCAGTATCATCCGGAATCC
- a CDS encoding 3-deoxy-D-manno-octulosonic acid transferase — MKTSLFLGLYTLLWTLALPLVFLNKRLREHWFARLGWSIGRKHHDIWMQAASVGEAFLAISLADHLAREHPELSVLITTNTSQGYDILTEHARKCPEATRPAISICPLDHPWIISRFMRRTTPGAVVLLETELWPGILGYCKRHKCPVLVANARMSPTSFAGYMPLSPILESLGPTDIMAISSADGARFSLLFKDARVTTMPNIKFDRIGENPTIPYVANPLSRFFRPSAKLVALGSIREEEEPVISAAITQLVSHHPATIIALVPRHQHRISAWKTFLKSTSISWVLRSKLVGPVKPGTVVLWDRFGELQHIYALAKTAFVGGSLAPLGGQNFLEPLAQGVCPVIGPFWKNFHWVGQELIDQGLVTVVSDHQQLANELGAAASMSREKVRAAAEAYLASRRGGTALVGARIASLLNL; from the coding sequence ATGAAAACATCTCTGTTCTTGGGGCTGTACACCCTGCTTTGGACCCTGGCCCTTCCTCTTGTTTTCCTGAATAAACGGCTCAGGGAACATTGGTTTGCTCGACTGGGATGGAGCATAGGGCGCAAGCATCATGACATCTGGATGCAGGCCGCCTCTGTTGGCGAAGCCTTTCTGGCCATATCCCTTGCCGACCATCTTGCCAGGGAGCATCCCGAGCTTTCCGTACTCATCACCACCAACACCTCCCAGGGGTACGACATCCTCACGGAGCATGCGCGCAAATGTCCGGAGGCAACCCGCCCGGCCATCAGCATCTGCCCGCTTGATCACCCCTGGATCATCAGCCGTTTCATGCGTCGCACAACGCCCGGGGCAGTGGTCCTTCTGGAAACCGAACTCTGGCCGGGCATTCTCGGGTACTGCAAGCGGCACAAATGCCCGGTGCTCGTTGCCAACGCCCGCATGAGTCCCACAAGTTTTGCTGGCTATATGCCTTTGAGCCCGATTCTTGAATCCCTTGGTCCCACCGATATCATGGCCATATCTTCGGCCGATGGTGCCCGGTTTTCCCTGCTTTTCAAAGATGCCCGGGTGACGACCATGCCCAATATCAAATTCGACCGCATTGGTGAAAACCCGACCATCCCGTATGTGGCCAATCCCTTGTCCCGTTTTTTCAGACCATCGGCCAAGCTCGTGGCCCTGGGGTCCATCAGGGAGGAAGAGGAACCGGTTATCAGCGCCGCCATCACCCAACTTGTCAGCCATCACCCGGCAACCATCATCGCCCTGGTTCCCCGGCATCAGCACCGGATTTCTGCCTGGAAAACATTTCTCAAATCTACGTCCATTTCCTGGGTGCTGCGGTCGAAACTTGTCGGACCCGTCAAACCGGGAACGGTTGTCCTCTGGGATCGATTCGGCGAACTGCAGCACATTTACGCCCTGGCCAAGACGGCCTTTGTAGGCGGCAGTCTGGCCCCACTGGGTGGCCAGAATTTTCTCGAACCCCTGGCCCAGGGCGTTTGCCCGGTCATTGGCCCATTCTGGAAGAACTTCCACTGGGTCGGCCAGGAACTCATTGACCAAGGGCTGGTTACCGTGGTCTCAGACCACCAGCAACTGGCCAACGAACTGGGTGCGGCAGCCTCCATGTCCCGGGAAAAAGTCCGGGCCGCAGCCGAGGCCTATCTTGCCTCCCGCAGGGGGGGCACCGCCCTGGTTGGAGCACGGATCGCCAGCCTGCTGAACCTTTGA